A region of Lichenibacterium dinghuense DNA encodes the following proteins:
- a CDS encoding RsmB/NOP family class I SAM-dependent RNA methyltransferase, whose amino-acid sequence MNPGARLSAAIEILDVIEMQRRPAADALKDWGTAHRYAGSKDRAAIGSLVYDSLRVRNSAAHVMGAASARGILLGALRELRAMPLDAVAALCTGEGYAPAPLTDEERGRYADGTLEGAPDHVRGDYPEWLAPSFAAAFGADVVAEGRALARRAPVDLRVNRLKVDRDKAMRSLAHLRPEPTVHARDGLRIAVGEDGRAPALAAEPAYVKGFVEVQDEGSQVAALLSGAKPGMQVLDLCAGSGGKTLALASMMENKGQVFATDLDGRRLMPIYDRLARAGVRNVQVRAPKGRQTALDDLQGRFDVVFVDAPCTGTGTWRRNPDAKWRLRPGALEERIKAQDEILATAVSCVKPGGRLVYATCSVLREENEDRLAKLLAAHPNLLPLDAAHVAREAGLPDLAAFASPHGPGLRLSPLRCGTDGFGIATLMVG is encoded by the coding sequence ATGAACCCCGGTGCCCGCCTTTCCGCCGCCATTGAGATCCTCGATGTGATCGAAATGCAACGGCGCCCCGCCGCAGACGCTCTGAAGGACTGGGGGACCGCGCACCGCTACGCCGGCTCGAAGGACCGCGCCGCCATCGGCAGCCTCGTCTATGATTCGCTGCGGGTCCGGAACTCGGCGGCGCATGTCATGGGCGCCGCCTCGGCCCGCGGCATCCTGCTCGGCGCGCTGCGCGAGCTGCGGGCGATGCCGCTCGACGCGGTCGCGGCGTTGTGCACGGGCGAGGGCTACGCGCCCGCGCCGCTCACCGACGAGGAGCGCGGTCGCTACGCCGACGGCACGCTGGAGGGCGCGCCCGACCACGTGCGCGGAGACTATCCGGAATGGCTGGCGCCGAGCTTCGCGGCGGCCTTCGGCGCCGACGTCGTCGCAGAGGGGCGCGCTCTGGCGCGGCGCGCGCCGGTCGACCTCCGGGTCAACCGCCTCAAGGTCGATCGCGACAAGGCGATGCGCTCGCTCGCCCACCTCCGCCCGGAGCCGACCGTCCACGCGCGCGACGGCCTGCGCATCGCGGTGGGCGAGGACGGCCGCGCGCCGGCGCTCGCCGCCGAACCCGCCTACGTGAAGGGCTTCGTCGAGGTGCAAGACGAGGGCAGCCAGGTCGCGGCGCTGCTCAGCGGCGCCAAGCCGGGCATGCAGGTGCTCGACCTCTGCGCGGGCAGCGGCGGCAAGACGCTCGCGCTCGCCTCCATGATGGAGAACAAGGGCCAGGTCTTCGCGACCGACCTCGACGGGCGGCGGCTGATGCCGATCTACGACCGGCTGGCCCGCGCCGGGGTGCGCAACGTCCAGGTGCGGGCGCCGAAGGGCCGTCAGACGGCGCTCGACGACCTCCAGGGCCGCTTCGACGTCGTCTTCGTCGACGCGCCCTGCACCGGCACGGGCACGTGGCGCCGCAATCCGGATGCCAAGTGGCGGCTTCGCCCCGGCGCGCTGGAGGAGCGGATCAAGGCGCAGGACGAGATCCTCGCCACGGCCGTGTCCTGCGTGAAGCCGGGCGGGCGCCTCGTCTACGCGACCTGCTCGGTGCTGCGCGAGGAGAATGAGGACCGGCTGGCGAAGCTGCTCGCCGCGCACCCGAACCTGCTGCCGCTCGACGCCGCCCACGTGGCGCGCGAGGCCGGCCTGCCCGACCTCGCCGCCTTCGCGTCGCCGCACGGGCCGGGCCTGCGCCTGTCGCCGCTCCGATGCGGGACGGACGGGTTCGGGATCGCGACGCTGATGGTGGGGTGA
- the mtnA gene encoding S-methyl-5-thioribose-1-phosphate isomerase yields MRIDGRAFRTIWLAADGASVEVIDQRALPHRFAVRTLRTSGEAAEAISDMTVRGAPLIGAAGAYGLALAMGADPSDAALSAAYDRLLVARPTAVNLRWGLDRMRERLTPLKPGERRAAAYAEAARVADEDADTCARLGEHGAALIADAWERTGRSRPVNVLTHCNAGWLATVDWGTALAPIYKAHRAGVPVHVWVDETRPRNQGASLTAFELLGEGVPHTVVVDNAGGHLMQHGRVDLCIVGTDRTTRTGDVCNKVGTYLKALAAHDNAVPFYVALPSSTVDWRVSDGVREIPIEERSGDEVAFMSGETAAGAIETVRVVPKGSAVSNYAFDVTPARLVTGLITERGVCAASEAGLLSLFPGEESGKAA; encoded by the coding sequence ATGCGCATCGACGGCCGCGCGTTCCGCACCATCTGGCTCGCCGCCGACGGCGCATCGGTCGAGGTCATCGACCAGCGCGCCCTGCCCCATCGCTTCGCGGTCCGGACGCTGCGCACGAGCGGCGAGGCCGCCGAGGCCATCTCGGACATGACGGTGCGCGGCGCTCCGCTGATCGGTGCCGCCGGGGCCTACGGCTTGGCGCTGGCCATGGGTGCCGACCCGTCCGACGCGGCGCTGTCGGCCGCCTACGACCGGCTGCTCGTGGCGCGGCCGACAGCGGTGAACCTGCGCTGGGGGCTCGACCGGATGCGGGAGCGGCTGACGCCGTTGAAGCCCGGCGAGCGCCGGGCCGCTGCCTACGCCGAGGCGGCCCGCGTCGCCGACGAGGACGCCGACACCTGCGCGCGGCTGGGGGAGCACGGCGCAGCCCTGATCGCCGACGCGTGGGAGCGGACGGGGCGGTCGCGCCCCGTGAACGTGCTCACGCATTGCAACGCCGGCTGGCTCGCCACCGTCGACTGGGGCACCGCACTGGCGCCGATCTACAAGGCGCACCGCGCGGGCGTGCCGGTCCACGTCTGGGTCGACGAGACGCGGCCGCGCAATCAGGGCGCCAGCCTCACGGCCTTTGAGCTGCTCGGCGAGGGCGTGCCCCACACCGTGGTGGTCGACAACGCCGGCGGCCATCTGATGCAGCACGGCCGCGTGGACCTGTGCATCGTCGGGACCGACCGGACGACGCGCACGGGCGACGTGTGCAACAAGGTCGGCACCTACCTGAAAGCGCTGGCGGCGCACGACAATGCCGTGCCGTTCTACGTCGCCCTGCCCTCCTCGACGGTGGACTGGCGCGTCAGCGACGGGGTTCGCGAGATCCCGATCGAGGAGCGGTCGGGCGACGAGGTGGCCTTCATGTCGGGCGAGACGGCGGCGGGCGCGATCGAGACCGTGCGGGTCGTGCCGAAGGGCAGCGCGGTCAGCAACTACGCCTTCGACGTGACGCCCGCGCGGCTCGTCACCGGGCTCATCACCGAGCGTGGCGTCTGCGCGGCATCGGAGGCCGGGCTGCTGTCGCTGTTCCCGGGCGAGGAGAGCGGCAAGGCGGCCTGA
- the msrA gene encoding peptide-methionine (S)-S-oxide reductase MsrA, with protein MRRPNLKPPVAAAALAALLCGGAALMARAAEPDVRLPAAKVDLPAASGPRSVVLAGGCFWGLQGMFEHVKGVTRVVSGYAGGDAATAHYRMVGTGSTGHAESVKIDYDPAVVSYGQLLQVFFSTAHDPTQVGGQGPDSGAQYRSTIFVANDAERRVAADYIAQLGASGLLHGAITTTLEPLHGFYPAEDYHQDYLIHHPDSLYIVVNDAPKIRALHRVYPELYRDQPVRIAAE; from the coding sequence ATGCGCCGTCCGAACCTCAAGCCGCCCGTCGCTGCCGCGGCCCTGGCCGCCCTGCTCTGCGGCGGCGCCGCCCTGATGGCGCGCGCCGCCGAGCCCGACGTGCGCCTGCCCGCGGCGAAGGTCGACCTCCCCGCCGCGTCCGGGCCCCGCAGCGTGGTGCTGGCCGGCGGCTGCTTCTGGGGTCTCCAGGGCATGTTCGAGCACGTCAAGGGCGTGACCCGCGTTGTGTCGGGCTACGCGGGCGGGGACGCCGCGACGGCGCACTATCGCATGGTTGGCACCGGCTCGACCGGCCACGCCGAATCCGTGAAGATCGACTACGATCCCGCGGTCGTGTCCTACGGGCAGCTCCTGCAGGTCTTCTTCTCGACCGCCCACGATCCCACGCAGGTGGGCGGCCAGGGGCCGGACTCGGGGGCGCAGTACCGGTCGACGATCTTCGTCGCGAACGACGCCGAGCGCCGCGTCGCCGCGGACTACATCGCCCAGCTCGGCGCGAGCGGGCTGCTGCACGGCGCCATCACCACGACGCTGGAGCCGCTGCACGGATTCTACCCCGCCGAGGACTACCACCAGGATTACCTGATCCATCACCCGGACAGCCTGTACATCGTGGTGAACGACGCCCCGAAGATCCGGGCGCTGCACCGCGTCTATCCGGAGCTGTACCGCGACCAGCCCGTCAGGATCGCGGCCGAGTAG
- a CDS encoding sugar kinase, giving the protein MPDIIALGEPMVELNRHKGSKHYVASCGGDVSNALVAAARSGASTGIATAVGDDAFGRTLLEMWAREGVDASTVRVDPEAPTGIYFVTHTDAGHDFSYRRAGSAASLYGPGDLPRDAIRLAKVLHVSGISQAISTRAADAVFEAMAVAREAGVLLSYDTNIRVKLWPVARARAVIHEAMTNIDIALPGLDDARLLVGVDDPDAIADRYLSFGARIVALKLGSAGCLIATAEQRLRVPPHRVDAVDATGAGDTFDGAYLAEYLLTGDPFRAGLYANAAAALATLGYGAVDPMPHRGAVVAALAAA; this is encoded by the coding sequence ATGCCCGACATCATCGCGCTCGGCGAACCCATGGTGGAGCTGAACCGGCACAAGGGCTCGAAGCACTACGTCGCGAGCTGCGGCGGCGACGTGTCCAACGCCCTCGTGGCGGCCGCGCGCTCGGGCGCCTCGACGGGCATCGCCACGGCGGTGGGCGACGACGCCTTCGGCCGCACGCTATTGGAGATGTGGGCGCGCGAGGGCGTGGACGCCTCGACCGTCCGCGTCGACCCCGAGGCGCCGACCGGCATCTACTTCGTGACCCACACCGATGCGGGGCACGACTTCTCGTATCGGCGTGCGGGATCGGCGGCGAGCCTCTACGGGCCGGGCGACCTGCCGCGCGACGCGATCCGCTTGGCGAAGGTGCTGCACGTGTCCGGCATCAGCCAGGCGATCTCGACCCGCGCCGCCGACGCGGTGTTCGAGGCCATGGCGGTCGCGCGCGAGGCCGGCGTGCTCCTGTCCTACGACACCAACATCCGCGTGAAGCTGTGGCCGGTGGCCCGCGCCCGCGCGGTGATCCACGAGGCGATGACCAACATCGACATAGCCCTGCCCGGCCTCGACGACGCGCGCCTGCTCGTCGGCGTGGACGATCCGGACGCCATCGCGGACCGCTATCTGTCCTTCGGCGCGCGGATCGTGGCGCTGAAGCTGGGAAGCGCCGGCTGCCTCATCGCCACGGCCGAGCAGCGCCTGCGCGTTCCGCCGCACCGCGTCGACGCGGTCGACGCGACGGGCGCCGGCGACACGTTCGACGGGGCTTACCTCGCCGAATACCTCCTCACGGGCGACCCGTTCCGTGCGGGGCTCTACGCCAACGCGGCCGCGGCCCTGGCGACCTTGGGCTACGGCGCCGTGGATCCCATGCCGCACCGCGGCGCGGTGGTCGCGGCACTGGCGGCGGCGTAA
- a CDS encoding NAD(P)-dependent oxidoreductase, which translates to MASITTDGVTGGRLTAEDYARNFGDLSPPLTRHEALVEAERCYFCYDAPCVQSCPTGIDVPLFIRQIAKGNPLGAAETILSANIMGGMCARVCPTEQLCEEACVREHAEGKPVRIGLLQRHATDAMMAASAASGTHPFGRAPASGRSVAVVGAGPAGLAAAHRLATLGHAVTVYDARPKGGGLNEYGIAAYKAAGGFAQAELDFILGVGGIRLEPGVRLGADVTLDGLRAEHDAVFLGLGLGGANALAGADAQSNVVDALGFIEGLRQAADKAAVPVGRRVVVIGGGMTAVDAAVQSRRLGAEEVTIAYRRGVADMKASGWERDLAKTEGVVIRPWMNPAGFEARDGRVSAALFDHRGPDGLGEPERVALPADLVLLAIGQTYAGAPGPEVLAFDGGRIRVDAERRTTLPGVWAGGDCVAGGSDLTVSAVEDGKRAALAIDAHLRHVTPGLKGAA; encoded by the coding sequence ATGGCGTCGATCACCACCGACGGCGTGACGGGCGGGCGGCTCACGGCCGAGGACTACGCCCGCAACTTCGGCGACCTGTCGCCGCCGCTGACGCGGCACGAGGCCCTGGTCGAGGCCGAGCGCTGCTACTTCTGCTACGACGCGCCCTGCGTGCAGAGCTGCCCCACCGGCATCGACGTGCCGCTGTTCATCCGGCAGATCGCCAAGGGCAACCCGCTCGGCGCCGCCGAGACGATCCTGTCGGCCAACATCATGGGCGGCATGTGCGCCCGCGTCTGCCCAACCGAGCAGCTCTGCGAGGAGGCTTGCGTGCGCGAGCACGCCGAGGGCAAGCCTGTCCGCATCGGCCTGCTGCAGCGCCACGCCACCGACGCCATGATGGCGGCCTCGGCCGCTTCCGGCACGCATCCCTTCGGGCGCGCCCCGGCCTCGGGGCGCAGCGTCGCGGTGGTCGGCGCCGGTCCGGCGGGGCTCGCGGCCGCGCACCGCTTGGCGACCCTCGGCCACGCGGTCACGGTCTACGACGCTCGGCCCAAGGGGGGCGGCCTCAACGAATACGGCATCGCCGCCTACAAGGCGGCCGGCGGCTTCGCGCAGGCGGAGCTCGACTTCATCCTCGGGGTCGGCGGCATCCGGCTCGAGCCCGGCGTGCGGCTCGGCGCCGACGTCACGCTCGACGGGCTGCGGGCGGAACACGACGCCGTGTTCCTCGGCCTCGGGCTCGGCGGCGCCAACGCCCTGGCGGGCGCGGACGCGCAGAGCAACGTCGTGGACGCGCTCGGCTTCATCGAGGGGCTGCGCCAGGCGGCCGACAAGGCGGCGGTGCCCGTCGGCCGCCGCGTCGTGGTGATCGGCGGCGGCATGACGGCGGTCGACGCGGCCGTGCAGTCGCGCCGGCTGGGCGCCGAGGAAGTGACGATCGCGTACCGGCGCGGCGTCGCGGACATGAAAGCCTCAGGCTGGGAGCGCGACCTCGCCAAGACCGAGGGCGTGGTGATCCGGCCCTGGATGAACCCGGCCGGCTTCGAGGCCCGCGACGGCCGCGTGTCGGCCGCGCTGTTCGACCACCGCGGCCCCGACGGGCTCGGCGAGCCCGAGCGGGTGGCGCTGCCGGCCGACCTCGTGCTGCTCGCCATCGGCCAGACCTACGCGGGCGCGCCGGGGCCGGAGGTCCTCGCCTTCGACGGCGGCCGCATCCGGGTCGACGCCGAGCGCCGCACGACGCTGCCGGGCGTGTGGGCCGGCGGCGACTGCGTGGCGGGCGGCTCGGACCTCACGGTCAGCGCCGTCGAGGACGGCAAGCGCGCCGCCCTGGCGATCGACGCCCACCTCCGGCACGTGACGCCGGGCCTGAAGGGAGCAGCCTGA
- the preA gene encoding NAD-dependent dihydropyrimidine dehydrogenase subunit PreA encodes MADLSTIFLGIRSPNPFWLASAPPTDRKTNVLRAFRAGWGGVVWKTLGEEGPPVVNVSGPRYGAIHGPDRRLMGFNNIELITDRPLEVNLREIAEVKKLYPDRALVASVMVPCDEDSWRAILPRVEATGCDGVELNFGCPHGMSERGMGSAVGQVPDYIEMVARWCKAFTRLPVIVKLTPNITDIRHPARAAKRGGADAVSLINTINSIVSVDLDRMAPAPHVGGRGTHGGYCGPAVKPIALSMTSEIARDPATRGLPISAIGGITTWRDAAEFIALGAGTVQVCTAAMTYGFKVVEEMVSGLSTWMDAKGYRSIEDFRGMAVPNVTDWQYLDLNYVAKAHIDQDLCISCGRCHIACEDTSHQAITATVDGRRKFVVKDEDCVGCNLCVEICPVENCITLEHRTVGDDPRTGRPYAQPYANWTTHPNNPGAVREAAE; translated from the coding sequence GTGGCCGACCTCAGCACCATCTTCCTCGGTATCCGCTCGCCGAACCCGTTCTGGCTCGCCTCGGCGCCCCCGACCGACCGCAAGACCAACGTGCTGCGCGCCTTCCGGGCGGGCTGGGGCGGCGTCGTGTGGAAGACGCTCGGCGAGGAGGGGCCGCCCGTCGTCAACGTGTCGGGCCCGCGCTACGGCGCCATCCACGGGCCGGACCGCCGGCTGATGGGCTTCAACAACATCGAGCTGATCACCGACCGGCCGCTGGAGGTGAACCTCCGCGAGATCGCCGAGGTGAAGAAGCTCTACCCCGACCGGGCGCTGGTCGCCTCGGTCATGGTGCCCTGCGACGAGGACAGTTGGCGCGCGATCCTGCCGCGCGTCGAGGCCACGGGCTGCGACGGGGTCGAGCTCAACTTCGGCTGCCCGCACGGCATGAGCGAGCGCGGCATGGGCTCGGCGGTCGGCCAAGTGCCGGACTACATCGAGATGGTGGCACGCTGGTGCAAGGCCTTCACGCGCCTGCCCGTGATCGTGAAGCTCACCCCCAACATCACCGACATCCGCCACCCCGCGCGGGCGGCCAAGCGCGGCGGCGCCGATGCGGTGTCGCTGATCAACACGATCAACTCGATCGTCTCGGTCGACCTCGACCGCATGGCGCCGGCGCCCCACGTCGGCGGCCGCGGCACCCACGGCGGCTATTGCGGGCCGGCCGTGAAGCCGATCGCCCTGTCGATGACGAGCGAGATCGCGCGCGACCCCGCGACGCGCGGCCTGCCGATCTCGGCCATCGGCGGCATCACCACGTGGCGCGACGCCGCGGAGTTCATCGCCCTCGGCGCCGGCACCGTCCAGGTCTGCACCGCCGCCATGACCTACGGCTTCAAGGTCGTCGAGGAGATGGTCTCCGGCCTGTCGACCTGGATGGACGCCAAGGGCTACCGGAGCATCGAGGACTTCCGGGGCATGGCGGTGCCCAACGTCACCGACTGGCAGTATCTCGACCTCAACTACGTCGCCAAGGCCCACATCGACCAGGACCTGTGCATCTCCTGCGGGCGCTGCCACATCGCCTGCGAGGACACATCCCACCAGGCCATCACGGCGACGGTCGACGGGCGGCGCAAGTTCGTCGTCAAGGACGAGGACTGCGTGGGCTGCAACCTGTGCGTCGAGATCTGCCCGGTCGAGAACTGCATCACGCTGGAGCACCGGACGGTCGGCGACGACCCGCGCACGGGCCGGCCCTACGCGCAGCCCTACGCCAACTGGACGACGCATCCGAACAACCCGGGGGCGGTGCGGGAGGCGGCGGAGTAG
- a CDS encoding SDR family oxidoreductase, translated as MAALAGRVAWVTGAGSGIGEAAALALAGAGATLVLTGRRPEPLDAVAARIAAAGGTAVCLPGDLTRPETAGEAVAEAVRRFGRLDILVNNAGLNIAARAWRDLVPGSIDAVLGGNLSAAFYCAAAALEPMRRQRDGLLIHTASWAGKYISPISGPAYTAAKHGVVAMSQSVNVEEFRNGIRSTAVLPAEVATPILDRRPVPPDAEERAAMLQPEDLGALVLFIATRPPGVCLNEVTISPTKNRMYGG; from the coding sequence GTGGCGGCGCTCGCCGGACGAGTCGCCTGGGTCACGGGCGCGGGCAGCGGCATCGGCGAGGCGGCCGCCCTGGCGCTCGCCGGCGCCGGCGCCACGCTGGTGCTGACGGGGCGCCGCCCCGAGCCGCTCGACGCCGTCGCGGCGCGCATCGCCGCGGCCGGCGGCACGGCGGTCTGCCTCCCTGGCGACCTCACCCGGCCCGAGACGGCGGGCGAGGCCGTGGCGGAGGCGGTCCGCCGGTTCGGGCGGCTCGACATCCTGGTCAACAACGCCGGGCTCAACATCGCGGCGCGGGCCTGGCGGGACCTCGTGCCCGGCAGCATCGACGCGGTGCTGGGCGGCAACCTGTCCGCCGCCTTCTACTGCGCCGCAGCCGCGCTGGAGCCGATGCGCCGGCAGCGCGACGGGCTGTTGATCCACACGGCCTCCTGGGCGGGAAAGTACATCTCCCCGATCAGCGGGCCCGCCTACACGGCGGCCAAGCACGGCGTCGTGGCGATGAGCCAGAGCGTCAACGTGGAGGAATTCCGCAACGGCATCCGCTCGACGGCCGTGCTCCCCGCCGAGGTGGCGACGCCGATCCTCGACCGGCGCCCCGTGCCGCCGGATGCGGAGGAGCGCGCCGCCATGTTGCAGCCCGAGGACCTCGGCGCGCTCGTGCTGTTCATCGCGACGCGGCCGCCGGGCGTGTGCCTCAACGAGGTGACGATCAGCCCGACGAAGAACCGGATGTACGGAGGGTGA